The Chloroflexota bacterium genome contains a region encoding:
- a CDS encoding transaldolase: MSIYLDSAIPDEARQAMSLGFVRGITTNPALLAKVKRPTTEVLRELCHICSGNVFYQLTAPTVSERRAEAEQILRLNDEFQKENDKHFAKWVDNSMDDQDLPPHLGRIGLKIPASTENMALVAEFSDRGVAVAVTALFSPAQAYLACEAGATYLLPYVNRTTRLRGDGLAFVKELVRICKAVDRGTEVLAASIKSPEEAVKTLLAGAHHISVPLAVLLAMGHDPLSDEAVAEFARAMSSQ; the protein is encoded by the coding sequence TTGAGCATCTATCTCGACTCTGCGATTCCGGATGAAGCGCGTCAGGCAATGAGCCTGGGCTTTGTCCGCGGCATCACCACAAACCCGGCGCTCTTGGCTAAAGTAAAGCGCCCGACAACGGAAGTTCTCCGCGAATTGTGCCATATCTGTTCGGGAAACGTATTTTATCAACTGACCGCACCAACCGTTTCGGAGCGGCGAGCAGAGGCTGAGCAGATTCTCCGTCTAAACGACGAATTCCAGAAAGAAAACGACAAGCACTTTGCCAAATGGGTGGATAACTCAATGGATGATCAGGATCTCCCCCCGCATCTAGGTCGAATAGGGCTCAAAATCCCCGCTTCCACCGAGAACATGGCCCTTGTAGCCGAGTTCTCAGATCGGGGAGTCGCTGTAGCAGTTACAGCGCTGTTTAGCCCGGCACAGGCCTACCTGGCCTGCGAAGCTGGCGCGACATATCTGCTGCCCTACGTGAATCGGACCACACGCTTGCGCGGCGATGGCTTGGCTTTTGTCAAGGAACTGGTGCGCATCTGCAAGGCTGTCGATCGGGGCACGGAGGTTTTGGCAGCCAGCATCAAATCGCCAGAAGAAGCAGTCAAAACGCTGCTGGCTGGAGCCCATCATATATCCGTGCCACTGGCCGTGCTCTTGGCGATGGGCCATGACCCGCTCTCTGATGAGGCCGTCGCTGAATTTGCACGGGCCATGTCATCCCAGTAA
- a CDS encoding threonine synthase: protein MNFYCAVCGYRETWPTTRWRCPCGQPLFVEDVPEFRLAAVRPQETGVWRYRELLPSMAPNAEPVSMGEGNTPLLLEEWDGLHVGYKLEFLSPTGSFKDRGSSLLVSFLRAWGIRDVVDDSSGNAGASLAAYGARAGLRVRIFAPAHTSTAKRAQIEVYGAEFVPIEGPRPRATEAVLQAVSAGAYYASHAYHPMFLEGVVTMGYELFEQLGGRMPDNLLLPVGHGSLIASTYMAVKRMQEAGALHTMPRFFAVQAQACAPVFTAWQNGWEDTQEVQPDKTIAEGISVTRPAWGRYVLRAVRESGGAVLTVNDEEILAAREALARRGLYVEPTAAVPFAALLRLRQRFRAQELTVLPLTGHGLKSI, encoded by the coding sequence ATGAACTTTTACTGTGCTGTGTGCGGATACAGAGAAACCTGGCCAACGACGCGCTGGCGTTGTCCGTGTGGTCAGCCGCTTTTCGTAGAAGACGTCCCTGAGTTCCGCCTTGCGGCTGTCCGCCCACAAGAAACAGGGGTATGGCGCTATCGCGAACTCCTTCCCTCTATGGCCCCCAATGCTGAACCAGTGAGCATGGGCGAAGGCAATACCCCACTGTTACTAGAGGAGTGGGATGGCCTACATGTGGGGTATAAGCTAGAGTTTTTGTCCCCCACCGGTTCGTTCAAGGATCGGGGTAGCTCTCTGTTGGTCAGCTTCCTGCGCGCGTGGGGTATTCGCGATGTCGTGGATGATTCATCCGGCAACGCTGGAGCGTCATTAGCAGCCTATGGCGCGCGAGCGGGGTTGCGAGTGCGCATCTTTGCCCCAGCACATACCTCAACCGCAAAACGTGCTCAGATCGAGGTTTATGGGGCAGAATTCGTCCCTATAGAGGGGCCTCGTCCACGCGCAACGGAGGCGGTTTTACAGGCGGTCAGCGCCGGAGCGTACTACGCTAGCCATGCATATCACCCCATGTTCCTCGAGGGCGTGGTGACCATGGGCTACGAGTTGTTTGAGCAGTTGGGTGGGCGCATGCCCGACAATCTGCTCCTCCCCGTAGGACATGGCTCGCTGATTGCTTCCACCTACATGGCAGTGAAGAGAATGCAGGAGGCAGGAGCCCTGCACACCATGCCGCGTTTCTTTGCCGTGCAGGCGCAGGCTTGTGCTCCTGTGTTTACAGCCTGGCAGAATGGATGGGAGGATACTCAAGAGGTACAACCTGACAAGACGATAGCAGAGGGCATCTCGGTCACCCGACCAGCTTGGGGTAGGTATGTATTGAGGGCTGTGCGCGAATCCGGTGGGGCTGTGTTGACTGTGAATGACGAGGAGATCCTTGCCGCAAGAGAAGCTTTGGCTAGGCGTGGTCTGTATGTAGAACCGACGGCTGCTGTGCCTTTTGCTGCTCTGTTGCGGTTACGTCAGCGCTTCCGTGCGCAGGAACTGACAGTACTGCCCCTAACTGGGCATGGTTTGAAGAGCATTTAA
- a CDS encoding ROK family protein: MRRFVVGVDLGGTQIRAVLADEKGTVLKRVSTLTQAHEGAHRVMSRLVDCIGQALQEVERSQVLGIGVATAGAVNPCTGVIAKAANLPGFENWPLRDMLAQELHVPIYVGNDAKLAALAEHRFGAGQGTNFLIYLTISTGIGAGVIEDRRLLLGAHGWATELGHIIVEPNGPRCNCGNIGCLEALASGPAIARHAMQLLQEGESSLLWEMVRDETARITAKEVVEAAQKGDALALQVMQRAAFYLGIGLVSFIHAFDPECIIVGGGVSKAGELLFAPMRAVIAERVIAAAQRDIRIVPAALGDDAGLIGALALVLADVGAA, encoded by the coding sequence ATGAGAAGATTCGTCGTGGGCGTGGATCTAGGTGGGACCCAGATACGTGCCGTTTTGGCTGACGAAAAGGGTACAGTGCTCAAACGCGTCAGCACTCTGACCCAGGCTCACGAAGGAGCCCACCGTGTCATGTCCCGTCTGGTGGATTGCATTGGCCAAGCGCTGCAAGAAGTTGAGCGTAGCCAGGTTCTGGGTATCGGAGTTGCCACGGCGGGCGCGGTGAATCCCTGCACCGGTGTGATCGCCAAAGCAGCCAATTTGCCCGGTTTCGAGAACTGGCCACTTCGTGACATGCTGGCACAGGAGTTGCATGTACCTATCTATGTGGGCAATGATGCCAAGCTCGCCGCCTTGGCGGAGCATCGCTTTGGCGCAGGTCAGGGGACAAATTTTCTTATCTATCTGACCATTAGCACAGGGATCGGAGCCGGGGTCATTGAGGACAGACGTCTGTTGCTAGGAGCTCATGGCTGGGCAACAGAATTGGGGCATATCATCGTGGAGCCCAATGGACCACGGTGCAACTGCGGAAATATTGGCTGTCTGGAAGCATTAGCATCGGGGCCGGCGATTGCCCGTCATGCGATGCAATTGTTGCAAGAAGGCGAATCCTCGCTGCTATGGGAAATGGTCAGGGATGAGACCGCGCGCATCACCGCTAAAGAAGTGGTCGAGGCTGCTCAAAAGGGAGATGCGCTGGCTCTGCAAGTCATGCAACGCGCTGCCTTCTACCTGGGTATCGGGCTGGTTTCCTTTATCCATGCCTTCGATCCAGAGTGTATCATCGTAGGAGGTGGTGTGAGCAAGGCTGGCGAGCTGCTTTTTGCGCCAATGCGTGCTGTCATCGCGGAACGGGTTATCGCTGCAGCACAGCGTGATATTCGCATTGTCCCTGCTGCACTCGGAGATGATGCAGGTTTGATCGGTGCGCTAGCGTTGGTGCTAGCGGACGTAGGAGCCGCATGA